A window from Leptidea sinapis chromosome 11, ilLepSina1.1, whole genome shotgun sequence encodes these proteins:
- the LOC126966914 gene encoding chaoptin-like isoform X1 yields the protein MVFGDGCKRHMLRLAIVATCLLAQVVAPGGLEPCSGSPLCTCRAAHMSCTAVPLHRFPEWPQIDLQHLDISMSYLEVITESSLDGLRLQTLVLVANRIHYIESHALSSMSSSLASLDLGYNEFTEIPEEGLKDLRVLNWLNLQNNFISHIGTEIRWHYMEDTLTSLSLSNNQISQLNSRAFTSLNHLLQLDLEGNYLTTITSDSLPSSLTVLKVSNNFLYELSCDLVQNLPRLQILHIRHNLISFELNDTCVSNKMKKLEKIDLSNNKINGYKDVFLFREVQVRQIILDLNELTFVPKFLVSNNRIERVSLSYNKLSTVAREIFIALKNSLEHLEIEHNKLSYLPDSLAQVLRLRHLSLAYNQLEESPQLPSRIQTLSLAGNFLTSMPSALQALEPGSIRYLDLSYNRISNLFSHEFRDWSTSLGTINLKGNRIAQIYDSVFPVHMPVKEINLSFNDLYYVHPQSFSNLSGTLHVLESSSTLFSGYFPFEINEGLESLSWLSFDNNDFHILRIAELAAFPYLKYLNLDYNRIVEIVVDEYYTNITLSLTNIRLSYNFLSCLRKTTFERIPELTNLDLSHNRISNLTKHTFANLSNLRYLSLADNVIDSVETGTFSNLPKLEILELQNNNLTYLNLNALQNVSISNINLSINVSNNKIKYIDGNSLISINIFDGSYNDFHEVPTAFFIAVEYTIRQVILSHNKIAHITNEAFGQSILLEILDLHKNSISIIKRKSFLDLISLQILDLSYNSITQLAVEQFHNLKKLRYLKLDHNNIRLLPRDIFKNTIIEHLDLSYNGISLFPVTALSQIGFTLRHLDFTGNKLEYLDGNIFRNTQFLSSLRLGSNLLTVLSDNTFSSLSGLRRLDLSFNFIKANFKELFHNLPNLRHLNLANISLKSVPYLPLTNLTSLNLTSNYINSFKETDVKRLLNLRHLDISHNRLTSLVPKMWVHLKNLIVLDISYNPIVRITPNSFKGLGKLSHLNINGLKYLDIVDQDSFRPLTSLRFLHIQTWSSINHASFRITHITSSLPSLYKLVIHFKDRTLKNQLHGIDARKIRYLEIKGSNLERISEDAFEPFANSQEIFVKITETSISKLPATFMKHLGQIPQLGIDISYNQIARLNPAIFYPNFTSWSHVATKLLSGGLIMTGNPLRCECDLAWLGAWLRRWLQENDAGNELRRAMRSATCRDQLGRHLPLLQLRADEAECHASALSSDAQPNFINFVYTITYSIWVIVLR from the exons ATGGTGTTTGGTGATGGATGCAAGCGGCACATGCTGCGCCTGGCAATAGTGGCCACCTGCTTGCTGGCCCAGGTGGTGGCTCCAGGTGGTCTCGAGCCATGTTCTGGAAGTCCGCTCTGTACCTGCCGGGCAGCTCACATGTCATGCACAGCTGTACCATTGCATAGGTTTCCAg AGTGGCCGCAAATAGATCTCCAGCATCTAGATATAAGTATGTCGTACTTGGAAGTTATAACTGAGAGTTCATTGGATGGCTTGCGGTTGCAAACTTTAGTTCTCGTAGCAAATAGAATACATTACATTGAATCACATGCATTAAG CTCAATGTCATCATCACTTGCTTCTTTAGACCTTGGTTACAACGAATTTACAGAAATACCAGAAGAGGGATTAAAAGATCTAAGAGTCCTAAATTGGTTAAATTTACAAAA tAATTTTATATCGCATATTGGAACTGAAATAAGATGGCATTATATGGAAGATACTCTAACCAGCTTATCATTAAGCAATAACCAAATATCTCAACTAAACTCAAGAGCATTCACTTCATTAAATCACTTACTACAGTTAGATTTGGAGGGAAATTATCTCACAACCATTACTTCTGATTCCTTACCTTCTTCCCTGACTGTCCTGAAAGTATCAAATAATTTCCTTTATGAACTCTCCTGTGATTTAGTACAGAATCTTCCAAGACTACAAATACTCCATATCCGTCACAACTTAATATCATTCGAATTGAACGATACATGTGTTAGCAACAAAATGAAGAAGCTAGAAAAAATAGACTtaagtaacaataaaataaacggCTATAAAGACGTTTTTCTATTTCGTGAAGTTCAAGTTAGGCAGATTATATTAGACTTGAATGAATTAACTTTTGTACCGAAATTTCTTGTTTCCAACAACCGGATTGAACGTGTGTCTCTATCCTATAACAAACTGAGTACGGTGGCTCGGGAAATATTTATTGCACTAAAAAACTCCCTCGAGCATTTAGAAATAGAACACAACAAACTGTCCTACTTACCAGACAGTCTAGCACAGGTCTTACGACTTCGACATTTATCGCTAGCCTACAATCAGTTAGAGGAGTCACCCCAACTTCCGAGCCGTATTCAGACGCTCTCTCTCGCAGGAAACTTTCTAACTTCAATGCCCTCTGCACTCCAAGCACTTGAGCCGGGATCCATTCGTTATCTCGACTTAAGTTACAACAGGATATCTAATTTGTTCTCTCATGAATTCCGAGATTGGTCTACTTCGCTTGGCACAATAAACTTGAAAGGTAATAGGATTGCACAAATATACGACAGTGTTTTCCCTGTACATATGCCAGTAAAAGAAATCAATTTAAGTTTCAATGATCTTTACTATGTACATCCTCAATCTTTTTCTAATTTATCTGGTACACTACACGTATTGGAATCCTCTTCTACCCTCTTCAGTGGTTATTTTCCATTTGAAATTAATGAGGGTTTAGAGTCCCTAAGTTGGCTCTCCTTTGATAACAACGACTTCCATATTCTTAGAATAGCCGAGCTTGCGGCTTTTCCTTACCTTAAATACCTTAACTTAGATTATAATCGGATAGTTGAAATAGTTGTAGATGAATATTACACAAACATAACTTTATCTCTAACTAATATTAGGTTGTCATACAATTTTCTAAGTTGCTTACGCAAAACCACTTTCGAGCGTATCCCAGAATTAACCAACTTAGACTTATCGCACAACCGTATCAGTAACTTAACAAAGCATACCTTCGCAAACTTATCTAACTTGAGATATTTATCTCTTGCAGATAACGTTATTGATTCAGTAGAAACGGGTACATTTTCTAATTTACCAAAACTGGAGATACTGGAACTTCAAAATAACAATCTTACATATTTAAATCTCAATGCGTTACAAAATGTATctatttctaatattaaccTTAGTATTAACgtaagcaataataaaataaaatatatagatggAAATAGCCTTATTTCCATTAATATTTTCGATGGTTCTTACAACGATTTTCACGAAGTTCCGACCGCGTTTTTCATTGCTGTCGAATATACAATACGACAAGTTATATTATCACATAACAAAATAGCTCATATTACAAATGAAGCATTCGGACAATCTATTCTATTAGAGATATTAGACTTACATAAAAAtagtataagtattataaaaagaaaatcatttttagatttaatttcGTTGCAAATATTAGATTTATCGTATAACTCAATCACACAATTAGCAGTTGAACagtttcataatttaaaaaagttacGCTATTTAAAATTGGACCACAATAACATAAGACTTTTACCAAgagatattttcaaaaatacaataatagagCATTTAGATTTAAGCTACAATGGAATATCTTTATTCCCAGTAACAGCTCTATCACAAATAGGATTTACACTAAGACATTTAGACTTCACGGGTAATAAATTAGAATACCTAGATGGTAACATATTTCGAAACACACAATTCTTATCTAGTCTTAGGTTAGGAAGCAATTTGCTAACAGTTCTATCTGATAACACATTTTCAAGCCTCAGTGGCCTACGTCGCTTGGACCTGAGCTTCAACTTTATAAAGGCAAACTTTAAGGAACTGTTTCACAACCTTCCCAACTTAAGGCATTTGAACCTCGCAAACATAAGTTTAAAGTCAGTGCCTTATCTGCCTTTAACAAACTTAACAAGTCTCAATTTGACTTCTAATTACATTAACAGCTTCAAAGAGACTGATGTTAAGCGACTCCTTAACCTCCGTCACTTAGATATAAGCCATAATCGACTTACCTCTTTAGTGCCAAAAATGTGGgtacatttaaaaaatctaattgtACTTGATATTTCTTATAACCCTATAGTAAGAATTACGCCAAATAGTTTCAAAGGACTTGGTAAAttatcacatttaaatattaacggccttaaatatttagatatagtCGACCAAGACTCCTTTCGTCCTCTTACCTCCCTCCGGTTCCTCCACATACAAACTTGGTCCTCAATAAATCATGCCTCATTTCGTATAACACATATAACGTCATCCCTCCCTTCCTTATATAAGTTGGTAATACATTTTAAGGACAGAACATTGAAGAATCAACTACATGGAATTGATGCTCGGAAAATACGGTATTTAGAAATAAAAGGCTCTAATCTGGAAAGAATATCAGAGGATGCATTTGAACCATTCGCCAACAGCcaagaaatatttgtaaaaataacagaaaCATCTATTTCCAAATTGCCAGCAACGTTTATGAAGCACCTCGGCCAAATTCCCCAACTAGGTATCGACATCAGTTACAATCAAATCGCAAGACTTAATCCAGCTATCTTCTATCCGAATTTTACGAGCTGGAGTCACGTAGCGACTAAATTGCTTTCAG